From Musa acuminata AAA Group cultivar baxijiao chromosome BXJ3-8, Cavendish_Baxijiao_AAA, whole genome shotgun sequence, one genomic window encodes:
- the LOC135644282 gene encoding uncharacterized protein LOC135644282 — MKNYGLRLRFPLVQKTSKPAPPRPSLPAFAFGGGDDEDDIEREISRQASKNKSLRKIEEQHKKAMEEDPSVFDYDGVYDEMKGKIARPKVQNRTERKSKYIETLMEKAKQREREHGIVYERKLLKERSKDDHLFADKEKFVTGAYKKKLAEQAKWLDEERLRQIREERDDVTKKSDLSDFYFGLGENVAFGAQSEDATKRKEQKPPGGTSAVPEHGPTEKNAQTDYTRDIEKVDTQAKTSSHTQNNSEQAAELTTSDVTVKGYDDGDKLAAVDQSTERYTRGDDALASARERFLTRKRARQHNLIGYLVFEELKKCTSCYSLAISDYLGADMSCSPSVQADLNNLQVGIDLHGAEIKEQHKKAMEEDPSIFDYDGVYDEMKGKIARPKV; from the exons ATGAAGAATTACGGACTCCGGCTTCGATTTCCGCTGGtgcagaagacctcgaagccagctcctcctcgcccttcccttcctgccttcgctttcggcggcggcgacgacgaggatgacatcgagagggaaatctcacggcaggcgtccaagaacaagtctctccgGAAG atcgaggagcagcacaaaaaggcaatggaagaggatccctcggtcttcgactacgacggggtttacgacgagatgaaagggaagattgcgcgccccaaggttcagaatcgaacggagagaaag TCAAAGTATATAGAAACACTTATGGAGAAAGCAAAACAACGTGAGCGGGAACATGGAATTGTATATGAGAGGAAGCTGCTGAAAGAGAGGAGCAAGGATGATCACCTTTTTGCAGATAAGGAAAAGTTTGTAACCGGTGCCTACAAGAAAAAGCTAGCAGAACAAGCTAAATGGTTGGACGAAGAGAGGCTGCGCCAAATTCGTGAAGAAAGAGATGAT GTAACCAAGAAGAGTGACTTGAGCGATTTTTACTTTGGGCTCGGTGAGAATGTAGCTTTTGGTGCTCAATCAGAAGATGCCACAAAACGGAAGGAACAAAAGCCACCCGGAGGCACTTCAGCGGTACCTGAACATGGCCCTACTGAGAAGAATGCACAGACAGATTATACTCGGGATATAGAGAAAGTTGATACTCAAGCCAAGACTTCTAGTCATACACAGAACAACTCTGAGCAAGCTGCAGAGTTAACAACATCAGATGTAACTGTAAAAGGTTACGATGATGGTGATAAATTGGCAGCTGTGGATCAATCAACTGAACGTTACACGAGAGGTGATGACGCATTGGCTTCAGCAAGAGAGCGTTTTCTAACTCGAAAGAGAGCAAGACAGCA TAACCTCATCGGTTATTTAGTTTTTGAGGAACTCAAGAAGTGCACCTCTTG CTACAGTCTAGCCATTTCTGACTACCTGGGAGCTGATATGTCATGCAGCCCATCAGTACAAGCAGACCTTAATAACCTTCAAGTTGGAATTGATCTTCATGGTGCTGAG atcaaggagcagcacaaaaaggcaatggaagaggatccctcaaTCTTCGACTACGatggggtttacgacgagatgaaggggaagattgcgcgccccaaggtttag